The Aspergillus luchuensis IFO 4308 DNA, chromosome 6, nearly complete sequence genome segment CCGACCCGGGATGTACTTGTAGATGCCAGGAACGGGACTATCCCAATGTTCCTCTTTGTGGATAGAACCTTGGATGCGTTCTCCACGCTGGAACCAGTAGGTCGGGCAGAACACGTTCCGCAAACATAGAAAGAGGTTGGGAGCCATGGTAATGAGAATCGATGAGGCTGTTTTTGTGACACGATGTCGAGAGAGATTTTGAAAACTTCAAATGTGTAGAAAGAAGATCGAGAAAACGCTCGCTTGCTGATGAACAGAATATCAAAGAAACAACGGGTTGCGAGTTGCAACGACGGGTTATAAGTCGACGTACATCTTAAACAAACAAGTAGTATAACCTGAAagtagaagatgaaggaggaaaagaggatgTTAGGCAACAATCAATAAAGGCTGATTGTGCCCCCAAGTGCTTTGGGAAAGGAGTAGGATTCGTCGAAACTGCCTCCGATAAGATGGCTCAAGTCCAGGGGAAGGCAAGAGCGAGATGCATGACACGCTGTAACAATGCGGTGTGTGCGattgtatgtatatgtagaCGTGCCTGGCGACAGTCTAGGCCCGGCCCAAAGTTGAATGGAGGGTCagattcctttttcttcgcGAAGcctgaaggaagaaaaatctGGATTGAGACGGGCTTTATTTATTGGAATTGGGACTGATCGACAGGACCAGGAGACCAGGGAAGCTGGGAAGAGGGGCCGCGAGACAGCTAAAGCAACAGGCGCAGCAGTAGAAGCAGCGGGACGGTGTGGACGGCTCTTTCTTTAAGATTGCTTCTTAGAACCGCATGGTGGCAAGCTCGCATCTGACTGGACAGAAAGGAACAAGGAGCATGGATGTCCGTCAAAGGAGACGTATGCAGGAattggaaggagggagagagcaaGAGAGCAACAGGACAAATAACGAGCACCGGATTGGTTTAAAAAGAGGCAGGAAATTCGAGATGGTGCGCGCCTCTGGGGCGGTCTGAGGTCAGAGTAAGTCAGTCAGGCGGACCTAAGAATTGTGGGTGTGGAAACTGGAAAAGTGTGGAAAATTTTTCTTGATGTCACGGGCTAGACCACACTGAGAAGGCGCCCGTCATCCCAAACGGTAGCGTGGGCAACTGAACTTGCAACTGGATCCGTTCCGTGGGCTTTAATCACCCTAATCACCCTAATCCCGCCCTAAATCAATGGAATCTTTGCCCTGCAACAGGAAACTTTGACGCGGGAAACCCGAGCCCCACGGGATCCACCCTCGGGCGATATTTTAACTTTTCCCTTCTGTGTCTTTTTCCGCCATCCAGGCCCGTATTTTGATATCCCGATCCTGGATATGTTGCTTCCGAGCTGCGAGGTGTGTTGCTTTGATGCATAGACTGTATCATTCCAATCAGCTGTCGAAGAATTGAGAGAGGGCAGAAAGAGAATCCGAGTACGAACGTGAGCATCACGGATCACATCATCCACTAGATTCAGTTGCCTAAAATTACTTCACCTCCGGGCTGCGGTGGCTGTGCCTATGGCGCACACTACTCCATGGTGACTCAAGTCCTTGCTTGGTGGCCTCCATcacgaccaccaccccctATCATGTCACCCGGGGCATCGCCTAGTGAACACTTCACCTTGGGGGTTCGAGACCTCTATCACGAAATCACCCGATCTTGGCTCTCATTTTCGGGCTGGTCTCGATCCTTCCTCGGTTGAGTTTTAACTTTCTATCCCTTTCTTCGGCTGCAGTCCTGAGGGTAGTAGCATagttgttattgttggtgTCGCACACCATGTGGCTAATATGCCTTAGCGAGCTAGCCTGGCTGCGATCGCCAAAACATGATATCACTAGCGCCGTTCTCCTATCAAAACTTTTAGCAGATGAGCAACACTGAAgttcaaaaaagaaataatcaCCGCATTAGCTAGCTTGGCCGAGCCAAGCTACATTCTTGGGATCAAATCACAGAAGCCAGGATTATCACGGCCCTGCCGTGTTGTTCATGCAGGCGTGCAGTCATTCCAAGGTTCCTTGTTCTGCAATTCACCACTGGGCCACAACAAGTGTTTCTGAGGGTTGCTCAGGCCCCTGTGCTATCAAGCACAATATGGCGGTGTCAAGACCGACACTGCTTAGGGGGGTGAGAGGTAGACAGGAGTGAGTCAACAGAGGCTCACGGACGGATGTCGCACAGATCGCACGTCTTCCGCTCTTTCCCAGGCACGAAAAGAAGACGGAACAGTTCAAAGGAGGGGCTGGTAATCCCGTGATTGAGCAGTGGCCAGATGGCCTGGAGCTTAGCTTTACATTCCTTCAGAGCTTCCTCCATACTCTGTGCTCCATGTGCCATCCCACGCGTCATAATTTCACCTAATACCCTTGCGGAGATGCTATCTCGCATACTCTCTTCCCAAATTTAGCTTTCACTAGCTCATTAGCAATTAAGCTCATACAGCTCTATTGGTCCGGTGGTGTATCCTCCGGATTGAGGTCTGATCGGGTACTGAATGCCTACTAATCGCGTTTCCTATAGTGGGTATTGAGCTGTATACACTACATGATATCATCAAGCAACAAGCCTGCGTGATGAACTGTGTCTTGTTGCGCGCACGCGCCACCCCATGAAGCGGCTGGTGGGTCAAAGAAGTGATGGTTTTTCATTATTCAGATTAATCCATAACAAAATAGTCATTATTCAGTGATTGTGCCTGGGCTCCGGGTATCGCTGCGCCAGCCGTTGGTATTTGACTGCCTCTCGGAGAACCATTCCTTCGTTCAGCTGGGACGTTTCCTTGCGGAATAACTCCTGCCATGGGGTCTGGCTTTCCGGCATATTGTACCCCCCACTTGCTTCGAGCTCCTGCTTTCGCTTCTTTAATTCGTCTGCAGAGACAAGGATGTCTACCCGCCGCTGGTTAAGGTCCACTCGGAGCCGGTCTCCATCCCGAAGGACTGCAAGGTTACCACCCGCTGCTGCCTCAGGACTAGCGTTCAAGATAGATGGAGATCCTGAAGTTCCCGACTGCCGTCCATCACCAATGCATGGAAGCGACTTGACCCCCTCTCGCAGCAGCCTTCCCGGAGGGTGCATGTTGACCACCTCAGCTGCACCGGGATAGCCCAGTGGACCAGCCCCGCGCATCACCAGGATACTTGTGTCagtgatgggggtggaggggtccTCTAACCGACGATGGTAATCCTCCGGTCCATCAAAAACTACCACAGACCCCTCGAATGCATTTGGATCTGCGGGATTCTCTAAGAATTTTTGCCTGAACGGCTCAGAGATGACGCATGTTTTCATGATGGCCGAGTCAAACAGGGTGCCGGTCAAGTGAAGGAAGCCAGCATCCTTGAGAAGAGGATCGTCATAAGCTCTGATCATCCGCCGATTCCAGCTATGTTTCCCACGGACGTTTTGTGCTACAGTGTGGCCATTGCACGTCACAGCATCTGCATTCAACTTGCCCGCATCCAGCAGCTCCGCCATAATAGCCGGCAACCCTCCGGCTCGGTAATACTCCTCCCCTAGCAGCTCCCCCGCCGGCTGCATATTTAGCAAGAGCGGGATGTGGAACCCGATGCGGTCCCAGTCATCTAGCGAGAGATCCACACCAATATGCTTCGCGATGGCATTGATATGAATGGGAGCATTCGTACTACCTCCAATCGCGGTGTTGGCAGCAATGACATTCTCGAAAGCTTCTCTGGTCATGATGTCACTTGGCTTGCGATCAGAGTGCACCATCTCTACGATCTGTAATCCGGTCTCATAGGCACATTGAGCTCGTTCACGGTAGGGAGCTGGAATGGCAGCTGACCCAGGCAGGGCCATGCCAAGGGCTTCTGCAAGCGCATTCATAGTAGATGCCGTACCCATCGTGTTGCAATGTCCTGCTGACGGTGCACTAATGCCGAGCGTTAGTCCAAGCCAGGAAAGCGTGTCCAAAATTTCGTGACGTACCCGCGGGAGATGTAATCTACAAATTCCTCCGTGGTGATCTGTCCTGCAGCATGCATCTCTCTGCCTTTCCAGACCACCATTCCCGAACCAGCCAGTTCATCCTTCACATAACCATTAAGCATGGGACCGACGTTGAGACATATAGCAGGGATGTTCTGGGGATCCGAGTCAGTTGGGCAGCTGTGAAAAAATAAGATGCAAGTCTTGCAGAACAACGTACGACTGTGGCAGCAGCCATCAGGCATGCCGGGGTGGTCTTGTCGCACCCGGTGAGGAGGACTACCCCGTCCAGAAAATAGCCATGAAGGATCTCAACGAGGCCAAGATAAGAAAGGTTCCGATCGATACAAGCGGTGGGCCGTCGGCTAGTCTCTTGAATGGGGTGAGTGGGGAACTCGAAGGCGATTCCGCCAGCAGTTCTAATACCCTCTCGGACCCTTTTGGCAAGCTCCAGGTGATGACGGTTGCACGGTGCCAGATCGGATCCGGTTTGAGCTATTCCGATAATAGGCTTGCCAGACATCAGTTCCTCCCGAGTAACACCATAGTTGAGGTATCTTTCAATGTACAAGGCCATCATTCCTGGGTCGCCTTCGCACTGAAACCACTTGGTGGACCGCAGCTTGCGTCCGGCTTTCGGTGTGCTGCCTGACGAACTCTTCATGGATGCAAGAGTCTTTTCAAGTTCTATGGTTTTCTTCCGGAGGGCGAGCAGCTCGGTTTCACAATCTTCAATATTAACCACTCCTTTGCTGCCACTGCCGCTGCAAGAGCAGCCCTCGCATGAAGCCTGTGACTGGCACGACATGTTGAATGGTCCGTTGTCTGTCGACAAAACACTTCACTAGCTATATGGCTATTCAAAGTTACTATGACGGAGGAAGCAGGGTCGCAAAATAAGACCGCTGCTTTGACGCCTTGACACCGAGAAGGTTACCCCGGGATTAAGGAATGCGGTGCGCCGGTGCCGAGTTAATCGGCGGAGAATGTCCGAGTCAGATTAGCCGCGTACCGAAAGGGGCATCAAAAGAGAGCGGAAGAAAAAGCGAAAAAATGTTAGAATACCACTCGGAAACTATCTGGAATGGAAACTCAGGCACAGTGGGAAAGCTGACAATTAAATAGCAGCAAACAGGCTGGAGGTGTGATGGGGACCCCGTACCAATGTTTCGGAAATCAGCCTTGGATCGCGTGGCTCTCGGCTCGGGTTGgtttagttggttggttgaggtgatggagatggagcccGTGGGAGGTGTGTACCCCACGCTATATCCATGGGGGCACAGAGGGGCATGGAGAAAGAGCATGGGGGTTACAATTCTCCTTTCGGTATCCATGCATTATTTATTCCCTCATCCCGACTTGTGTTGAACCAGCCCGGGTTTGCAACCCCGTTAAAAGTCCGAAGCCAGCACCTGTGGCGTTGTGCAGCTGCAATGCACAGCATCATAGGTAGTGTTGGATCGGGTCAGGAAACCCTGTTTCCCACATCCATGAGTCGAATATATCGTAAATTAATTCGATGCAATCCTTATAACTCACAAACAAATAAAGAAGGATTTTCAAGCTGCGAAAACAATTGGCCAGAGACTTGCCAGTTGACGACCTATCTAATACTTGGGCACTACGAAAAGGTCACTCACTGGTTGACATCGGCTCTGACTATCTACCACTTCCTTGCAAAGTAATGATATAATCTTATCCAGCAATTAGAAACAAACAGAAATATTCAGCAATACTATTGGCCTGGCAGATTCAGTAGTCTATTGATTTCGCGTGTGATCCTAACATGCTCTGCTCACGAGGAAGTTCAGTTGACGAGATTACTTGATCTGGCCGCTTATATTTGATGGGGTGCGCAAGTGGTTAGTGTGGGCAGCCCGAAAAATGCAACTGGGCCAATGGAAGAGCCATATTTCTGCAGAACTTGGACAACAGCCAATCAGAAGGGACTTTGGGAACAATGTAGCGGCCatgctatatatacttacagTAAGTAATTTGGAGTAAAGGATCTCATACATGTTGACTTTTCCATATACATACATTTAGATAATACCCATATAGaggaaaaaaacaaaaggtCTGAAAAATATTTGCAAGATGAGGACGGCGACAGCCGGAAAAGAGATATTCTAGAAACGGAAGCTACCGACAAGGTCAGCAGGCAGAAGCCGAAGGGCATACAGTGAAGTACCGATTGAATGTAGTAGAGGTGAAGTTAGAACTaatcagaagaaaaaggtGAAAGGGAGGAACTTCCCAGACAGGTAACTATAATCAGCCACTGGTATCTACATAAAGTAACCTGATTCCCTTGTCATCACAGCTCTCCAGGTTCTCACACTTCTCACATCTAGGAGAGCTTGGGACTAAGCCTGAGATCAGAT includes the following:
- a CDS encoding IlvD/Edd family dehydratase (COG:E;~EggNog:ENOG410PIS1;~InterPro:IPR020558,IPR000581,IPR037237,IPR042096;~PFAM:PF00920;~go_function: GO:0003824 - catalytic activity [Evidence IEA]) codes for the protein MSCQSQASCEGCSCSGSGSKGVVNIEDCETELLALRKKTIELEKTLASMKSSSGSTPKAGRKLRSTKWFQCEGDPGMMALYIERYLNYGVTREELMSGKPIIGIAQTGSDLAPCNRHHLELAKRVREGIRTAGGIAFEFPTHPIQETSRRPTACIDRNLSYLGLVEILHGYFLDGVVLLTGCDKTTPACLMAAATVNIPAICLNVGPMLNGYVKDELAGSGMVVWKGREMHAAGQITTEEFVDYISRGAPSAGHCNTMGTASTMNALAEALGMALPGSAAIPAPYRERAQCAYETGLQIVEMVHSDRKPSDIMTREAFENVIAANTAIGGSTNAPIHINAIAKHIGVDLSLDDWDRIGFHIPLLLNMQPAGELLGEEYYRAGGLPAIMAELLDAGKLNADAVTCNGHTVAQNVRGKHSWNRRMIRAYDDPLLKDAGFLHLTGTLFDSAIMKTCVISEPFRQKFLENPADPNAFEGSVVVFDGPEDYHRRLEDPSTPITDTSILVMRGAGPLGYPGAAEVVNMHPPGRLLREGVKSLPCIGDGRQSGTSGSPSILNASPEAAAGGNLAVLRDGDRLRVDLNQRRVDILVSADELKKRKQELEASGGYNMPESQTPWQELFRKETSQLNEGMVLREAVKYQRLAQRYPEPRHNH